Proteins found in one bacterium genomic segment:
- a CDS encoding pyridoxal phosphate-dependent aminotransferase, translated as MISKRAEEIKPSVTLSINQMAKMLISEGKDVVNLSVGEPDFDTPQPIKEFAKKVIDEGFTKYTEDKGIKELREVIAEKLLKENNVKYMPDQIVVSNGAKHSLFNIFLAILNPGDEVIIPSPYWVSYPAMVKIAGGVPVFCKWNEKFKVDIDELKQKITPRTKGIILNTPSNPTGIIYTKEELEEISEILVRNNIMCISDEVYEKIIYDKIHISIASISDEMKKLTIVVNGVSKTFAMTGWRIGYIAGEKEIIDAVSKIQSQTTSAPSSISQKAAYFAIKEGEYLYKNMVEEFKKRRNFLVENLSKKIIFPYPDGAFYLFCSFNNMDSKIIAQKLLEEKFVSVVPGDDFGAEKFFRISYATSIKNLEKAVERINEFVNENE; from the coding sequence ATGATATCTAAAAGGGCAGAAGAAATAAAACCATCGGTAACTCTTTCAATAAATCAAATGGCAAAAATGTTAATTTCAGAAGGGAAGGATGTTGTTAATCTTTCAGTTGGAGAGCCGGACTTTGATACTCCACAACCAATAAAGGAATTTGCAAAAAAAGTAATAGATGAAGGGTTTACAAAATATACAGAAGATAAAGGGATTAAGGAATTAAGAGAAGTTATTGCTGAAAAACTTTTAAAAGAGAATAATGTAAAATATATGCCTGACCAGATTGTTGTTTCAAATGGAGCAAAACATTCACTTTTCAATATATTTCTGGCAATTTTAAATCCAGGTGATGAAGTTATAATTCCATCTCCTTATTGGGTGAGTTATCCTGCTATGGTAAAAATTGCAGGTGGAGTACCTGTTTTTTGTAAATGGAATGAGAAATTTAAAGTAGATATAGATGAATTGAAGCAAAAGATTACCCCAAGAACAAAAGGTATAATATTAAACACTCCTTCAAATCCTACTGGTATTATTTATACAAAAGAAGAGTTGGAAGAAATTTCAGAAATCCTTGTTAGAAATAATATTATGTGTATTTCAGATGAAGTTTACGAAAAAATAATTTATGATAAAATACATATAAGTATTGCATCAATATCAGATGAAATGAAAAAATTGACAATTGTTGTAAATGGTGTATCAAAAACATTTGCAATGACTGGATGGAGAATTGGATATATTGCAGGTGAAAAAGAAATAATAGATGCAGTAAGTAAAATACAGAGTCAAACAACTTCTGCGCCATCTTCAATTTCACAAAAAGCAGCATATTTTGCAATTAAAGAAGGAGAGTACCTTTATAAGAATATGGTTGAGGAGTTTAAAAAAAGAAGGAATTTTCTTGTTGAAAATTTATCAAAGAAAATTATTTTTCCATATCCTGATGGTGCTTTTTATCTCTTTTGTTCTTTTAATAATATGGATTCAAAAATTATTGCTCAGAAATTACTTGAAGAAAAATTTGTTTCTGTTGTTCCTGGAGATGATTTTGGTGCAGAAAAATTTTTCCGTATTTCTTATGCAACTTCTATTAAAAATTTAGAAAAAGCAGTTGAAAGAATTAACGAGTTCGTAAATGAAAATGAATAA